From the genome of Bordetella sp. H567, one region includes:
- the rnc gene encoding ribonuclease III, which yields MSLDALQTRLDHRFRDAALLEQALTHRSHGARHNERLEFLGDAVLNFVVASMLFERFSKIDEGDLSRLRANLVKQASLADIAQKLDLSQDLRLGEGELKSGGFRRPSILADTLEAIFGAVFLDGGFDAARRVIAKQYQPVLATVDPKTLGKDAKTLLQEFLQGRKMALPVYTVIATHGAAHSQQFEVECAIAPLDIKVTAPGASRRAAEQSAAKLALDAALAASPPKAARRAPRARKTAQLSLPVAVAQEIK from the coding sequence ATGTCGCTCGACGCGCTTCAAACCCGTCTGGATCACCGTTTCCGCGATGCGGCCCTGTTGGAACAGGCGCTGACCCATCGCAGCCACGGTGCGCGCCACAATGAACGGCTGGAATTCCTGGGCGATGCCGTCCTGAATTTCGTCGTGGCCTCCATGCTGTTCGAGCGCTTCAGCAAGATCGACGAAGGCGATCTGTCGCGCCTGCGCGCCAACCTGGTCAAACAGGCATCGCTGGCCGACATCGCGCAGAAGCTGGACCTGTCCCAGGACTTGCGCCTGGGCGAAGGCGAGCTCAAGAGCGGCGGCTTCCGCCGCCCCTCCATCCTGGCCGATACGCTGGAAGCCATCTTCGGCGCCGTTTTCCTGGACGGCGGCTTCGACGCGGCACGCCGCGTCATCGCCAAGCAGTACCAACCCGTGCTCGCCACGGTGGACCCAAAGACCCTGGGCAAGGACGCCAAGACCCTGCTGCAGGAATTCCTGCAGGGCCGCAAGATGGCCCTGCCCGTCTATACCGTGATCGCCACGCATGGCGCCGCGCACAGCCAGCAGTTCGAAGTCGAGTGCGCCATCGCGCCGCTGGACATCAAGGTGACGGCCCCCGGCGCCAGCCGCCGCGCCGCCGAACAGTCCGCCGCCAAGCTGGCGCTGGATGCCGCGCTCGCGGCCAGCCCCCCAAAGGCCGCTCGCCGCGCGCCGCGCGCACGCAAGACCGCGCAGCTCTCGCTGCCGGTAGCCGTTGCCCAAGAAATCAAATGA
- the era gene encoding GTPase Era: MTPEQPTRCGFVAIVGRPNVGKSTLNNALIGSKISIVSRKAQTTRHRIHGVLTRGAEQFVFVDTPGFQTRHGGTMNRMMNRVVTQALADVDVVVHVVEAGKWSEGDAKLLPMLPSGDRAILAVNKVDALKDRNSLYPYVAKVSALHAYGAVVPVSAARNRQLDDLLDEIAKRLPEGEHMFEPDTLTDRPMRFIAAELVREKIFRLVGDELPYGCTVVIEQWEETDKGARVAACIVVEREGHKPILLGAGGQHMKRIATEARLEIAKMLEKPVHLEIYIKVRKGWSDREEALRDLGYE; encoded by the coding sequence ATGACGCCTGAACAACCAACCCGATGCGGCTTCGTCGCCATCGTGGGCCGCCCCAATGTGGGCAAGTCCACGCTGAACAACGCGCTGATCGGGAGCAAGATATCCATCGTCTCACGCAAGGCCCAGACCACGCGGCACCGCATCCACGGCGTGCTGACGCGCGGCGCGGAGCAGTTCGTCTTCGTCGATACGCCGGGTTTCCAGACACGGCACGGCGGCACCATGAACCGCATGATGAACCGCGTCGTGACCCAGGCCCTGGCCGACGTGGACGTGGTGGTGCACGTGGTTGAAGCAGGGAAATGGTCCGAGGGCGACGCCAAGCTGCTGCCCATGCTGCCGTCCGGCGACCGCGCCATCCTGGCCGTGAACAAGGTCGATGCGCTGAAGGACAGGAACAGCCTGTATCCCTACGTGGCCAAGGTCAGCGCGCTGCACGCCTATGGCGCGGTCGTGCCGGTCAGCGCCGCGCGCAACCGCCAGCTGGACGATCTTCTGGACGAAATCGCCAAGCGGCTGCCGGAAGGCGAGCATATGTTCGAACCGGACACGCTGACGGACCGCCCCATGCGCTTCATCGCCGCCGAACTGGTGCGGGAGAAAATCTTCCGGCTGGTCGGCGACGAATTGCCCTACGGCTGTACGGTGGTCATCGAGCAGTGGGAAGAAACGGACAAGGGCGCGCGCGTGGCGGCATGCATCGTGGTCGAACGCGAAGGCCACAAGCCCATCCTGCTGGGGGCCGGCGGGCAGCACATGAAGCGCATCGCCACGGAGGCGCGGCTGGAAATCGCGAAAATGCTGGAAAAGCCCGTACACCTGGAGATCTACATCAAGGTGCGCAAGGGCTGGTCCGACCGCGAAGAGGCGCTGCGCGACCTGGGATATGAGTAA
- the recO gene encoding DNA repair protein RecO → MSKRGTRVQDCSGYMLHATPWRETSLIVQTFSRDHGCVALVAKGAKRPYSALRPVLSAFQPLTLSWSGAGEVKTLTRAEVAGIRPLAGAALMSAWYMNELLLRLLPREDAHPVLFDAYDTALTQLAGASRAAGALRRFEWTLLRETGYGVDEAPPDFDDPAIEPRLRHDLRERLGEILAGRPLSTRRVLLDLQTRRLSARLPSK, encoded by the coding sequence ATGAGTAAACGCGGGACGCGCGTCCAGGACTGTTCAGGCTATATGCTGCACGCCACGCCGTGGCGCGAAACGTCCCTGATCGTGCAGACGTTTTCCCGCGACCATGGATGCGTCGCCCTGGTCGCCAAGGGCGCCAAGCGTCCATACTCGGCGCTGCGCCCCGTGCTGTCGGCCTTCCAGCCCCTGACGCTATCGTGGTCGGGGGCCGGCGAAGTCAAGACGCTTACCCGCGCCGAAGTGGCGGGGATCCGGCCCCTGGCCGGGGCCGCGCTGATGTCCGCGTGGTACATGAACGAATTGCTGCTGCGCCTGTTGCCGCGCGAGGACGCGCATCCCGTGTTGTTCGACGCCTACGATACCGCGCTGACGCAGCTGGCGGGGGCCTCCCGCGCGGCCGGTGCGCTGCGGCGTTTCGAATGGACGCTGCTGCGGGAAACTGGCTACGGCGTGGATGAAGCCCCGCCGGATTTCGACGATCCGGCCATCGAGCCGCGACTGCGGCACGATCTGCGCGAGCGCTTGGGTGAAATCCTGGCGGGCCGGCCTCTTTCCACGCGCCGCGTCCTGCTGGATCTTCAGACGCGCCGGCTGTCGGCGCGCTTGCCCAGCAAGTAG
- a CDS encoding NTP/NDP exchange transporter — translation MADIPPSAPAGRPGAAQAPEAPRAPHGHPRGGLRRALDIQPGEGAPAVVGFAFFFCLFSGYFMLRPIRETLGIAAGVDKLQWLFTATFIVMLAAVPCFGWLARRVPRADFVSWTYAFFAATLVGFAAWLYAQPGNLWPARAFYVWLSVFNLFVVSVAWSLMADVFHTSQAKRLFAFIAAGASTGGLTGPVLGGALAGALGAPGLILLSAGFLALTLPMKSWLMRWRATGGAGAAEAPPTYGTASAQAPPRTDTTDADPTSPSRPIGGGILAGATRTFTSPLLLGLAAFVILLATASTFLYMEQARLVADAFTSPAERIRVFSALDFAVQALSMLAQLFLTGRLAQRLGVSFLLTAVPLLVCAGFVVLAAAPVFAVLAVVMVLRRVGEYALVRPGREMVFTTVDAEAKYKAKNFIDTVVYRAGDAASAWVKTGVDALGHGAAMVALVGAACAAIWAGCGYLLGKRADSRRV, via the coding sequence ATGGCCGACATTCCCCCATCCGCGCCGGCGGGCCGGCCCGGCGCCGCGCAAGCCCCGGAAGCACCGCGGGCACCGCACGGGCATCCCCGTGGCGGCCTGCGGCGGGCGCTGGACATCCAGCCAGGCGAAGGTGCGCCCGCCGTGGTCGGCTTCGCGTTTTTCTTCTGCCTGTTCAGCGGCTATTTCATGCTGCGGCCAATCCGCGAAACGCTGGGCATTGCGGCGGGAGTGGACAAGCTGCAGTGGCTGTTCACCGCGACCTTCATCGTCATGCTGGCGGCGGTGCCCTGCTTCGGCTGGCTGGCCCGGCGCGTGCCGCGCGCCGATTTCGTCAGCTGGACCTACGCCTTTTTCGCCGCCACGCTGGTGGGCTTCGCGGCCTGGTTGTATGCGCAGCCGGGCAATCTGTGGCCGGCACGGGCGTTCTACGTCTGGCTGTCGGTCTTCAACCTCTTCGTGGTGTCGGTGGCATGGAGCCTGATGGCCGATGTATTCCACACGTCGCAGGCCAAGCGCCTGTTCGCCTTCATCGCCGCGGGCGCCAGCACCGGCGGGCTGACCGGCCCGGTGCTGGGCGGGGCGCTGGCCGGCGCCCTGGGCGCGCCCGGCTTGATCCTCCTGTCCGCCGGTTTCCTGGCGTTGACGCTGCCCATGAAATCCTGGTTGATGCGCTGGCGCGCGACAGGCGGCGCCGGCGCCGCCGAGGCCCCACCCACCTACGGCACGGCGTCCGCCCAGGCGCCGCCCCGCACGGACACGACGGACGCCGACCCGACCTCCCCCTCCCGTCCTATCGGTGGCGGCATACTGGCGGGGGCGACCCGCACGTTCACCTCTCCCCTGCTGCTGGGGCTGGCGGCCTTCGTGATCCTGCTGGCCACCGCCAGCACATTCCTTTACATGGAGCAGGCCAGGCTCGTCGCCGATGCCTTCACATCCCCCGCCGAGCGCATCCGGGTATTCAGTGCCCTGGATTTCGCCGTGCAGGCCCTGTCCATGCTGGCCCAGCTGTTCCTGACCGGGCGCCTGGCGCAGCGCCTGGGCGTCAGCTTCCTGCTGACCGCCGTGCCGCTGCTAGTCTGCGCCGGCTTCGTGGTGCTGGCCGCGGCACCCGTGTTCGCCGTGCTGGCCGTGGTGATGGTGCTGCGCCGCGTGGGCGAATACGCGCTGGTGCGGCCGGGCCGGGAAATGGTCTTTACCACGGTCGATGCCGAAGCCAAGTACAAGGCCAAGAACTTCATCGACACCGTGGTCTACCGCGCCGGCGATGCCGCCAGCGCATGGGTGAAGACAGGCGTGGATGCCCTGGGCCATGGCGCGGCCATGGTGGCCCTGGTCGGGGCCGCCTGCGCCGCGATATGGGCCGGTTGCGGCTACTTGCTGGGCAAGCGCGCCGACAGCCGGCGCGTCTGA
- a CDS encoding aldo/keto reductase, translating into MPSRRRFLLNAPIAALAPAWLAHAAGTPHGANPVGTSTPSKASDASPGAQPAAMHRRAIPSSGETLPVIGLGTAGTFDVSPKDTAGLAPLQEVVQRLLASAGQAAVIDTAPSYGDAEAVSGELLARLRARDKVFVATKIGANGRDAGLRQVRNSEAALRTRKLDLIQVHNLVDTATQLALLRELKQQGVTRYLGITHYTESAQDELARLVEREKPDFVQINLSVTERGAEKRLLPVCQAHGVAVLINRPFQDGALFRQVRGKPLPDWASDIDCTSWAQVFLKFIVGHPAVTAVIPATSKPANMQDNLRAGFGRLPDAAMRERIAGLFA; encoded by the coding sequence ATGCCGAGCCGCCGACGTTTCCTGCTGAACGCGCCCATCGCCGCGCTGGCCCCCGCCTGGCTGGCGCATGCCGCGGGCACACCCCATGGCGCGAATCCCGTGGGCACTTCAACGCCATCCAAGGCGTCGGACGCCTCGCCAGGCGCCCAGCCCGCCGCCATGCATCGCCGCGCCATTCCATCCTCGGGTGAAACACTGCCCGTCATCGGACTGGGCACGGCCGGCACCTTCGACGTTTCACCGAAGGACACCGCCGGACTCGCCCCGCTGCAGGAAGTCGTGCAGCGCCTGCTGGCCTCCGCGGGCCAAGCCGCCGTCATCGATACCGCGCCCAGCTATGGCGATGCGGAAGCCGTCAGCGGCGAACTGCTGGCCAGGCTGCGGGCGCGCGACAAGGTCTTCGTCGCCACCAAGATAGGCGCCAACGGCCGTGACGCGGGCCTGCGGCAGGTGCGCAATTCGGAAGCCGCCTTGCGCACCCGCAAGCTGGACCTGATCCAGGTCCACAACCTGGTGGATACCGCCACGCAGCTGGCGCTGCTGCGCGAACTCAAGCAGCAGGGCGTGACGCGCTACCTCGGCATCACGCATTACACCGAGTCGGCGCAGGACGAACTGGCCAGGCTGGTGGAACGCGAAAAGCCGGACTTCGTGCAGATCAATCTGTCCGTCACCGAGCGCGGGGCCGAAAAGCGCCTGCTACCGGTCTGTCAGGCGCACGGCGTGGCGGTGCTGATCAACCGCCCCTTCCAGGACGGCGCGCTGTTTCGCCAGGTACGGGGCAAGCCGCTACCCGACTGGGCGTCGGACATCGACTGCACCTCGTGGGCACAGGTCTTCCTGAAGTTCATCGTCGGCCATCCCGCCGTGACGGCCGTCATCCCGGCCACCTCCAAGCCCGCCAATATGCAGGACAACCTGCGGGCGGGCTTCGGTCGCTTGCCCGACGCCGCCATGCGCGAACGCATCGCGGGCCTGTTTGCCTGA
- a CDS encoding Bax inhibitor-1/YccA family protein: MNDYRPSPFNRTGAYAGVPGEVVRNRVLRNTYWLLALSMIPTVLGAAVGLYTGLNRVMGASPGMSAIIFLLGAFGLMFAIEKNKESGLGVALLLAFTFFMGVMLSRLLGFVLGLGNGSQLIMMAFGGTAVVFGSMATMATTIKRDLSNLQKWLFTGAIIILVAALANIFLQLPALMLTISVLAIVIFSAFMLVDLQRVVNGGETNYVSATLAIYLDVYNVFSNLLMLLSAFSGGNRN; this comes from the coding sequence ATGAACGATTACCGTCCTTCCCCTTTCAACCGCACGGGCGCTTATGCCGGCGTACCGGGCGAGGTGGTTCGCAACCGCGTCCTGCGCAATACCTATTGGCTGCTGGCGCTTTCCATGATCCCCACGGTGCTGGGCGCCGCGGTCGGCCTGTATACCGGGCTGAACCGCGTCATGGGTGCGAGTCCGGGCATGTCGGCCATCATCTTCCTGCTGGGCGCGTTCGGCCTGATGTTCGCCATCGAAAAGAACAAGGAGTCCGGCCTGGGAGTGGCGCTGCTGCTGGCCTTCACCTTCTTCATGGGTGTCATGCTGTCGCGCCTGCTGGGCTTCGTCCTTGGCCTGGGCAACGGCTCGCAGCTGATCATGATGGCCTTCGGCGGCACCGCGGTCGTGTTCGGCTCCATGGCGACCATGGCGACGACCATCAAGCGGGATCTGTCCAACTTGCAGAAATGGCTGTTCACGGGCGCCATCATCATCCTGGTCGCGGCGCTGGCCAATATCTTCCTGCAGCTGCCCGCGCTGATGCTCACCATCTCGGTGCTGGCCATCGTGATCTTCTCCGCCTTCATGCTGGTGGACCTGCAGCGCGTGGTCAACGGCGGTGAAACCAACTATGTGTCCGCTACCCTGGCCATCTACCTGGACGTCTACAACGTCTTCTCCAACCTGCTGATGCTGCTCAGCGCATTCAGCGGCGGCAATCGGAACTGA
- a CDS encoding DNA polymerase III subunit chi gives MARIDFAFGAPDRLRTACQVARKQYLAGQPLVVYCADPVRLTAFDRMLWAFDDISFVPHVLATDPLASETPVVLTAADPAAMAAPATAERPAPWLLNLDDDCPPNYQAFPRILEIVSADGDDRPAARQRWRVYQAQGESPHSHAIGGKAAN, from the coding sequence ATGGCTCGCATCGACTTCGCCTTCGGCGCACCGGACAGGCTGCGCACCGCCTGCCAGGTGGCGCGCAAGCAATACCTGGCGGGGCAGCCGCTGGTGGTGTACTGCGCGGACCCGGTGCGGCTGACTGCCTTCGACCGCATGCTGTGGGCGTTCGATGATATTTCCTTCGTGCCGCACGTCCTGGCGACGGATCCGCTGGCCAGCGAAACACCGGTCGTGCTGACCGCGGCCGACCCGGCGGCCATGGCCGCGCCGGCCACCGCGGAGCGCCCCGCGCCCTGGCTGCTCAACCTGGACGACGACTGTCCGCCCAACTACCAGGCTTTCCCGCGCATACTCGAGATCGTGTCCGCGGACGGCGACGACCGTCCGGCGGCACGCCAACGATGGCGCGTCTACCAGGCACAGGGCGAATCGCCGCACAGCCACGCCATCGGCGGCAAGGCCGCGAACTGA
- a CDS encoding leucyl aminopeptidase — MEFSTHSTASLHQVKTAALAVGVFAEGVLTAAADLIDRASNGALRTVVKNEFRARQGSTLVLRSLPGVAAQRVVLVGLGKQEEYSARVHAAAEQAFATYCVGAQLTEGASTLVAVPLEDTPIRARARLAAISAGNATYHYDESFGKPDRDARPKLRKVVHCIERADATNVQAGLREGGAIANGMELARTLGNMPGNLCTPTYLGETARKLERAYKTVKVQVMDRKQIEALGMGAFLSVARGSDEPPRFIVLRHAGKPARKAKDTAGPVVLVGKGITFDSGGISIKPAATMDEMKFDMCGAASVLGAFRALAELQLPLDVVGLIPTCENMPSGKANKPGDVVTSMSGQTIEILNTDAEGRLILCDALTYAERFKPSAVVDIATLTGACVVALGNVNSGLFSKNDALADALLRAGRESLDTAWRMPLDDAYQEQLKSNFADMANIGGPPAGAVTAACFLSRFAKAYPWAHLDIAGTAWRGGKEKGSTARPVPLLMQFLLNQL; from the coding sequence CTGGAATTTAGCACACACAGCACTGCCTCCCTGCACCAGGTCAAGACCGCCGCGCTGGCGGTGGGCGTTTTCGCCGAAGGCGTCCTGACGGCCGCGGCCGACCTCATCGATCGCGCCAGCAACGGCGCGTTGCGCACGGTGGTGAAGAACGAGTTCCGCGCCCGCCAGGGCAGCACGCTGGTGCTGCGCTCGCTTCCTGGCGTGGCGGCGCAGCGCGTGGTGCTGGTGGGCCTGGGCAAGCAGGAGGAATACTCGGCGCGCGTGCATGCGGCGGCGGAACAGGCGTTCGCCACGTATTGCGTTGGCGCGCAACTGACCGAAGGCGCCTCCACGCTGGTTGCCGTGCCGCTCGAAGACACGCCGATCCGCGCGCGCGCCCGCCTGGCGGCCATCTCCGCGGGCAACGCCACCTATCACTACGACGAGAGCTTCGGCAAGCCCGATCGCGACGCCCGCCCCAAGCTGCGCAAGGTCGTCCACTGCATCGAACGCGCCGATGCCACGAACGTGCAGGCCGGTCTGCGCGAAGGCGGCGCCATCGCCAACGGCATGGAGCTCGCGCGCACGCTGGGCAACATGCCTGGCAACCTTTGCACCCCCACCTACCTGGGCGAAACCGCCCGCAAGCTGGAACGCGCCTACAAAACCGTGAAGGTCCAGGTCATGGACCGCAAGCAGATCGAAGCCCTGGGCATGGGTGCCTTCCTTTCCGTGGCGCGCGGATCGGACGAGCCGCCACGCTTCATCGTGCTGCGCCACGCCGGCAAGCCGGCCCGCAAGGCCAAGGACACCGCGGGGCCCGTCGTGCTGGTGGGCAAGGGCATCACCTTCGATTCGGGCGGCATCTCCATCAAGCCGGCCGCCACCATGGACGAAATGAAGTTCGACATGTGCGGCGCCGCCAGCGTGCTGGGCGCCTTCCGCGCCCTGGCCGAACTGCAACTGCCGCTGGACGTCGTGGGGCTGATCCCCACCTGCGAAAACATGCCTAGCGGCAAGGCCAATAAGCCGGGCGACGTGGTCACCAGCATGTCAGGCCAGACGATCGAAATCCTGAACACCGATGCCGAAGGCCGCCTTATCCTGTGCGACGCGCTGACCTATGCCGAGCGCTTCAAGCCCTCCGCGGTCGTGGACATCGCGACGCTGACCGGCGCCTGCGTCGTCGCCCTGGGCAACGTCAACAGCGGCCTGTTCTCCAAGAACGACGCCCTGGCCGACGCCCTGCTGCGCGCCGGCCGCGAATCGCTGGACACCGCCTGGCGCATGCCGCTGGACGACGCCTACCAGGAACAGCTGAAGTCCAATTTCGCGGACATGGCCAATATCGGCGGCCCGCCGGCCGGCGCGGTGACGGCGGCCTGCTTCCTGTCGCGCTTCGCCAAGGCCTACCCCTGGGCCCACCTGGATATCGCCGGCACGGCATGGCGCGGCGGCAAGGAAAAGGGTTCCACGGCCCGGCCGGTGCCGCTGCTGATGCAATTCCTGCTGAACCAGCTCTAA
- the lptF gene encoding LPS export ABC transporter permease LptF, with translation MSLFKRSVVSEITSHAGVVFSTLVVVWLSVLLVRLLGEAAGGTIGPDVVLGLAAFSTITALPTILSVALFIAVLTTVTRNYRESEMVVWFASGLSLADWLRPVMRVALPVAVMVAVLTLVASPWAYRQIGEYRQRFEQRSDLSKVSAGQFGESQDGARVFFAEEPTNKGDELGHVFVRAIDPEWLSVLTAASARTETLPNGDRFLVLSAGHRYDLKPGSAEFRMVNFDQYGVRLESKSTEDPAAEARAAAERSSKARSTFQLMEDNTSNAWSQVMWRISMPVAALVLAIMAVPLGAVNPRLGRSGDLLIAGLVALLYMNLINLFRAWIADGRIPFGLGWWPVHAALLVFATYLFMRRLRVKAPKDSGGRNGGGPRPPAAGAAAT, from the coding sequence ATGTCTCTATTCAAACGATCTGTTGTCAGCGAGATCACCAGTCACGCTGGCGTTGTCTTCTCCACGCTCGTGGTGGTCTGGCTCAGCGTGCTGCTGGTCCGCCTGCTGGGCGAGGCCGCCGGCGGCACCATCGGTCCCGATGTCGTGTTGGGCCTGGCCGCGTTTTCCACCATCACCGCATTGCCCACCATCCTGTCGGTGGCCTTGTTCATCGCGGTGCTGACCACGGTGACGCGCAATTACCGCGAATCCGAGATGGTCGTCTGGTTCGCCAGCGGCCTGTCGCTGGCGGACTGGCTGCGGCCGGTGATGCGCGTCGCGCTGCCGGTGGCCGTGATGGTGGCGGTCCTGACGCTGGTGGCGTCACCCTGGGCCTATCGCCAGATCGGCGAATACCGCCAGCGTTTCGAGCAGCGCTCGGACCTGTCCAAGGTCTCCGCGGGGCAGTTTGGCGAATCGCAGGACGGGGCCCGCGTTTTCTTTGCCGAAGAACCAACAAACAAGGGCGACGAACTGGGCCATGTGTTCGTGCGGGCCATCGATCCGGAATGGCTCAGCGTGCTGACCGCCGCCAGTGCCCGCACGGAAACCTTGCCCAATGGCGATCGCTTCCTGGTCCTGAGCGCCGGCCACCGCTACGACCTGAAGCCGGGCAGCGCGGAATTCCGCATGGTCAATTTCGACCAGTACGGCGTGCGGCTGGAAAGCAAGTCCACCGAGGACCCCGCCGCGGAGGCCCGCGCGGCCGCCGAGCGATCCAGCAAGGCGCGCAGTACCTTCCAGTTGATGGAAGACAATACCTCGAACGCCTGGTCGCAGGTCATGTGGCGCATCTCCATGCCGGTGGCGGCCCTGGTCCTGGCGATCATGGCCGTTCCGCTGGGCGCCGTGAATCCGCGCCTGGGCCGCTCTGGCGACCTGCTGATCGCCGGCCTCGTCGCGCTGCTGTACATGAACCTGATCAACCTGTTCCGGGCGTGGATCGCCGACGGCCGCATTCCCTTCGGCCTGGGCTGGTGGCCCGTGCATGCGGCGTTGCTGGTCTTCGCCACGTATCTGTTCATGCGCCGGCTGCGGGTGAAGGCGCCCAAGGATAGCGGCGGCCGCAACGGCGGCGGCCCCAGGCCGCCGGCCGCAGGCGCCGCGGCAACGTAG
- a CDS encoding CoA-acylating methylmalonate-semialdehyde dehydrogenase, with translation MNEIPRIPLLIGGERVQSRTTQWRDVINPATQEVVAQVPYATPEELDRAVANAKEAFKTWRNSGQAARMRVMLKLQQLMRENTGKLAELITPEHGKTLPDAEGEVGRGLEVVEHACAIASLQLGEYAENAASGIDVYTLIQPLGVCAGITAFNFPVMLPCFMFPIAVACGNTFVLKPSEQDPSSSLLLAELALQAGLPPGVLNVVHGGADTANALCEHRDIKAVSFIGSTRVGTEIYRRASDAGKRCQAMMGAKNHCVILPDADPEVALNQLLGAAFGAAGQRCMATSVAVFVGASRDWLPDFVARARQLKVNAGTDRGADLGPLVSKVARTRVEGLIQQGVDEGAELLLDGRGIRVAGFEQGNFVGPTVFGGVRGNMKIYTEEVFGPVLCVVGVDTLEEAVEFINANPNGNGVALFTQDGGAARYFQNNIDVGQVGINIPIPVPVAWFSFTGSRGSKLGDLGPNGKQAVQFWTQTKTVTARWAAHGRTVNTTITMR, from the coding sequence ATGAACGAGATCCCGCGCATCCCGCTGCTGATCGGCGGCGAACGCGTCCAGTCGCGCACAACCCAATGGCGCGACGTCATCAACCCGGCCACGCAGGAAGTCGTGGCGCAGGTCCCTTATGCCACGCCGGAGGAACTGGACCGCGCGGTGGCCAATGCCAAGGAAGCGTTCAAGACCTGGCGCAACAGCGGCCAGGCCGCGCGCATGCGGGTCATGCTGAAGCTGCAGCAGTTGATGCGCGAGAACACCGGCAAGCTCGCGGAACTGATCACGCCGGAACACGGCAAGACCCTGCCCGATGCCGAAGGCGAAGTCGGCCGCGGCCTGGAGGTGGTCGAGCACGCCTGCGCGATCGCCAGCCTGCAACTGGGCGAATATGCGGAAAACGCCGCGTCGGGCATCGACGTCTACACCCTGATCCAGCCCCTGGGCGTATGCGCGGGCATTACGGCCTTCAATTTCCCGGTGATGTTGCCGTGCTTCATGTTTCCCATCGCCGTGGCCTGCGGCAATACCTTCGTGCTCAAGCCGTCGGAACAGGATCCTTCCTCCTCGCTCCTGCTGGCCGAACTTGCACTGCAAGCGGGCCTGCCGCCCGGCGTGCTGAACGTGGTCCATGGCGGTGCGGACACGGCCAACGCGCTGTGCGAGCATCGTGACATCAAGGCGGTTTCCTTCATCGGTTCCACGCGTGTCGGCACGGAAATCTATCGCCGCGCCTCGGACGCCGGCAAGCGCTGCCAGGCCATGATGGGGGCCAAGAACCACTGCGTGATCCTGCCGGATGCCGACCCGGAAGTCGCCTTGAACCAGCTGCTGGGGGCGGCCTTTGGCGCCGCGGGCCAGCGCTGCATGGCGACATCCGTGGCGGTCTTCGTCGGGGCATCGCGCGATTGGCTGCCGGACTTCGTCGCGCGGGCCAGGCAGCTGAAGGTCAATGCCGGCACGGACCGCGGCGCCGACTTGGGACCGCTGGTATCGAAAGTCGCCAGGACTCGCGTGGAAGGCTTGATCCAGCAAGGCGTGGACGAGGGCGCTGAATTGCTGCTGGACGGCCGCGGCATCCGGGTCGCGGGCTTCGAACAAGGCAATTTCGTCGGGCCCACGGTATTCGGCGGCGTACGCGGCAACATGAAGATCTACACCGAGGAAGTGTTCGGGCCGGTGCTGTGCGTGGTCGGCGTCGATACGCTCGAAGAAGCGGTCGAGTTCATCAACGCCAACCCGAACGGCAACGGCGTGGCCCTGTTCACGCAGGATGGCGGCGCGGCCCGCTATTTCCAGAACAACATCGACGTGGGGCAGGTGGGCATCAACATCCCCATCCCCGTGCCCGTGGCGTGGTTCAGCTTCACGGGATCGCGCGGCTCCAAGCTGGGCGACCTGGGCCCGAACGGCAAGCAGGCGGTGCAGTTCTGGACCCAGACCAAGACCGTGACGGCGCGCTGGGCGGCGCATGGCCGAACGGTCAACACGACGATCACGATGCGTTGA